In a genomic window of Virgibacillus sp. SK37:
- the rnr gene encoding ribonuclease R, producing MLEKIRDYFKENGTKPLAVDELEEVLNIEDAVEFKELIKALNELEENGELVRTRKNRFGLPEKMNLIRGRIQMHAKGFAFLIPEDPGQTDVYIHHSDLASAMNNDKVLVRLEKKDQDGNRPEGTVIRILERATLQVVGTFEDNRSFGFVIADDKRIPNDIFIPKNMTNGAISGHKVIARITKYPEGRMSAEGEIIHILGHKNDPGIDIISIIHKNGIQVDFPDEVLEQAANTPEEISENEIKERRDLRDEVIVTIDGADAKDLDDAVSVKKLENGNYKLGVYIADVTYYVEEDSPIDKEAFERGTSVYLVDRVIPMIPHRLSNGICSLNPQVDRLTLGCEMEITSSGEVVNHEIFQSVIKTNERMTYKDVNKILVEKDEETREKYKDLVPFFETMEELATILNEKRMGRGAIDFDFKEAKVLVDDKGKPEDVVLRERSVGERLIEEFMLAANETVAEHFHWMDVPFIHRIHEDPDAGKLQTFFEFLAGLGYIVKGTGNEIHPQALQKVIEEAKDKPEEMIISKLMLRSMKQAKYDAQSIGHFGLATEFYTHFTSPIRRYPDLIVHRLIRTYLINKKMDKKTIAKWKEAMPEIARHTSERERTAVDAERETDDLKKAEFMQDKIGEEYVGVISSVTNFGLFVELENTIEGLIHVSYLTDDYYHYDERRHAMIGERTAKVYRVGDEVKVKVAAVNTDERTIDFELVQAEKQKKKKKIKARKK from the coding sequence ATGTTAGAAAAAATTCGTGATTATTTTAAAGAAAATGGAACAAAACCGTTAGCTGTCGATGAATTAGAAGAAGTATTGAATATTGAGGATGCTGTTGAATTTAAGGAACTCATTAAGGCTCTAAATGAGTTGGAAGAGAATGGTGAGCTCGTACGTACAAGGAAAAACCGCTTTGGTTTACCAGAAAAAATGAACCTTATTCGCGGAAGAATCCAGATGCATGCAAAAGGGTTTGCGTTTTTAATCCCTGAGGATCCAGGTCAGACTGACGTATATATCCACCATTCTGATTTGGCCTCCGCAATGAACAATGATAAAGTATTAGTTCGTCTGGAGAAAAAGGATCAAGACGGCAATCGCCCAGAAGGGACGGTCATCCGTATTTTGGAGCGTGCAACTCTTCAGGTTGTTGGGACATTCGAAGATAACCGCTCCTTTGGCTTTGTTATTGCAGATGACAAGCGGATTCCTAATGATATTTTCATTCCGAAAAACATGACGAATGGAGCTATTAGTGGTCATAAAGTTATTGCACGTATTACAAAATACCCTGAAGGGCGGATGAGTGCAGAGGGAGAAATCATTCATATCCTTGGTCACAAAAACGATCCTGGTATTGATATAATCTCTATTATTCATAAGAACGGTATTCAAGTCGATTTTCCGGATGAAGTACTCGAGCAAGCAGCAAATACTCCTGAAGAAATTTCAGAGAATGAAATCAAAGAACGCAGAGACCTGCGGGACGAGGTAATTGTGACCATAGACGGAGCGGATGCAAAGGACCTGGATGATGCTGTCTCTGTAAAAAAACTAGAAAACGGTAATTATAAGCTTGGTGTGTATATTGCCGATGTTACTTATTATGTGGAAGAAGACAGTCCTATTGACAAAGAAGCATTTGAGAGAGGGACAAGTGTTTATCTCGTAGACAGGGTTATACCAATGATACCTCACCGTCTGTCAAATGGAATTTGCTCATTAAATCCGCAGGTTGATCGATTAACATTAGGATGTGAAATGGAAATCACCTCTTCAGGTGAGGTTGTTAATCATGAGATTTTCCAAAGTGTTATTAAGACAAATGAAAGAATGACATATAAGGATGTTAACAAAATTCTTGTGGAAAAAGATGAGGAAACAAGGGAAAAGTATAAAGATCTTGTGCCCTTCTTTGAAACAATGGAAGAACTTGCAACCATTCTAAACGAAAAAAGGATGGGGAGAGGGGCTATTGACTTTGATTTTAAGGAAGCAAAAGTACTTGTTGACGATAAAGGGAAGCCAGAGGATGTAGTTTTACGTGAAAGATCTGTTGGTGAGCGTCTCATTGAAGAATTCATGCTAGCTGCAAATGAAACAGTCGCTGAACATTTCCATTGGATGGACGTACCGTTTATACACCGTATTCATGAAGATCCGGATGCTGGTAAATTGCAGACATTTTTTGAATTCCTTGCAGGACTGGGATATATAGTGAAGGGTACCGGGAATGAAATTCATCCACAGGCATTACAAAAAGTAATTGAAGAAGCAAAGGATAAACCAGAGGAAATGATTATATCCAAGTTGATGCTCCGTTCCATGAAACAAGCTAAGTATGATGCTCAGAGCATTGGACATTTTGGATTAGCAACAGAGTTCTACACTCATTTTACCTCTCCTATTAGAAGGTACCCGGATTTAATCGTCCATCGCTTAATCAGGACCTATCTTATTAATAAAAAAATGGATAAGAAAACTATTGCAAAATGGAAAGAGGCAATGCCTGAGATCGCTAGACATACATCGGAGAGAGAGCGTACAGCAGTGGATGCCGAACGAGAAACGGATGATCTGAAAAAAGCAGAGTTTATGCAGGATAAAATCGGTGAAGAATATGTTGGTGTGATTAGTTCGGTGACAAACTTTGGTTTATTTGTAGAGCTTGAAAACACGATAGAAGGGCTGATCCATGTCAGCTATTTGACTGATGACTATTACCACTATGATGAAAGACGTCACGCGATGATAGGTGAGAGGACAGCTAAAGTTTATCGTGTAGGTGATGAAGTCAAGGTAAAGGTTGCCGCAGTTAATACGGACGAACGCACAATAGATTTTGAACTGGTCCAAGCCGAAAAACAAAAAAAGAAAAAGAAAATAAAGGCTAGAAAAAAATGA
- a CDS encoding carboxylesterase translates to MKVKAPQPFTFEAGPRAVLLLHGFTGHSADVRMLGRYLEKKGYTSHAPIYRGHGLPPEKLIEATPEEWWEDVQAGFDHLKELGYKEIAVAGLSLGGVLGLKLAYSTQTKAVITMCSPMYFDNETQLTKGFQAFAKEYKELDGKEDDDIKREVKHLMDNSEEMFQQLGSLITEVKNNVDTVYTPAMIIQAQKDEMINTESANYIYDHIESEHKTIKWYEESGHVITMGKEKEQVFEDVYQFLETLDWKE, encoded by the coding sequence ATGAAAGTAAAAGCACCACAACCATTTACGTTTGAAGCAGGTCCTCGTGCCGTATTATTATTACACGGATTCACTGGGCATTCTGCTGATGTACGAATGCTTGGTCGATATTTAGAGAAGAAGGGATATACAAGTCATGCGCCAATATACCGTGGCCATGGGTTGCCTCCTGAAAAGTTAATTGAGGCCACACCCGAGGAATGGTGGGAGGACGTCCAAGCAGGATTTGACCACTTAAAAGAGCTAGGATATAAAGAAATTGCCGTTGCAGGGTTATCTCTTGGTGGCGTTTTAGGTCTTAAGCTTGCCTATTCAACGCAAACGAAAGCTGTTATTACGATGTGTTCACCAATGTATTTTGACAATGAAACACAACTAACGAAAGGTTTTCAGGCATTTGCTAAGGAATATAAAGAATTGGATGGCAAAGAAGATGATGATATCAAAAGAGAAGTTAAACATCTAATGGATAATTCAGAAGAAATGTTTCAACAATTGGGTTCACTTATTACAGAAGTTAAAAATAACGTAGATACGGTATATACGCCAGCAATGATCATCCAAGCACAAAAGGATGAGATGATCAATACAGAAAGTGCGAACTATATTTATGACCATATTGAATCCGAGCACAAGACGATTAAATGGTATGAAGAATCAGGCCATGTGATAACAATGGGGAAAGAAAAAGAGCAAGTTTTTGAAGATGTCTATCAATTTTTAGAAACTCTTGATTGGAAGGAATAA
- the secG gene encoding preprotein translocase subunit SecG, translated as MEALVHVLLVIDAIVMIVFVLLQSGKSEGLSGAISGGAEQLFGKQKARGLDLFLHRGTIVTGALFFILAFLSAYILQ; from the coding sequence ATGGAAGCTTTAGTACATGTTCTATTAGTAATTGATGCAATTGTTATGATTGTATTTGTGCTATTACAATCAGGTAAAAGTGAAGGGCTTTCCGGAGCGATATCCGGTGGTGCTGAGCAATTATTCGGTAAGCAGAAAGCAAGAGGATTGGATTTATTCTTGCACCGTGGCACAATTGTTACTGGCGCGTTGTTCTTTATTCTCGCTTTTTTAAGTGCATATATTCTACAATAA
- a CDS encoding alpha/beta hydrolase, which translates to MEQTFWVTMKDGTEVFVRKWYKSNTQPRAAIQLSHGMVEHIGRYHEFAEYLVNEGFVVYGNDHRGHGYTGEKQGLMGYFAEEDGFAKTADDLYQITEVIKAEFPSIPVFLLGHSMGSFLVRYYLQKYSKNINGVILSGTGYFPTVQSLAGKQLAQMLPPKQESKLMNSLAFGSYNKKIKNQNTSFDWLSGDETAIQNYIDDPYTGFIPTARFFYDLMDGLIQIHNRKDNKQIRADVPMLIISGDADPVGNYSKGIWKTAHMFERAGLKNVVTMLFTDGRHELLNEKNKEVVFEAINNWISQSMK; encoded by the coding sequence ATGGAACAGACATTTTGGGTCACGATGAAGGATGGAACCGAGGTTTTTGTGAGAAAATGGTATAAATCGAACACTCAGCCAAGAGCTGCAATTCAACTTTCTCATGGAATGGTCGAGCATATCGGACGCTATCATGAATTTGCAGAATATCTTGTGAATGAAGGTTTTGTTGTCTACGGTAATGATCATCGTGGACATGGCTATACTGGAGAAAAACAAGGACTAATGGGATATTTTGCGGAAGAGGATGGGTTTGCTAAGACGGCTGACGATCTCTATCAAATAACAGAAGTGATTAAGGCTGAATTTCCCTCTATACCAGTATTTTTATTGGGGCATAGTATGGGTTCCTTTTTAGTAAGATATTATTTGCAAAAGTATAGTAAAAATATAAATGGTGTAATATTATCAGGGACTGGATATTTCCCTACAGTACAATCATTGGCCGGTAAGCAATTAGCACAGATGTTGCCACCAAAACAAGAGTCAAAATTAATGAACTCGCTCGCTTTTGGATCATATAATAAGAAAATCAAGAATCAAAACACTAGCTTTGATTGGCTTTCTGGAGATGAGACTGCAATCCAGAACTATATAGATGATCCTTATACTGGTTTTATTCCTACCGCCCGGTTTTTTTATGATTTAATGGATGGTTTAATCCAAATTCATAATCGTAAAGACAATAAACAGATTCGAGCCGATGTTCCTATGCTTATTATAAGTGGGGATGCGGATCCAGTTGGTAATTATTCAAAAGGTATTTGGAAAACAGCTCATATGTTCGAAAGAGCTGGTTTGAAAAACGTAGTCACAATGTTGTTCACAGATGGACGCCACGAGCTGTTAAATGAGAAAAATAAAGAAGTGGTTTTTGAAGCCATTAATAATTGGATAAGTCAAAGTATGAAATAG
- the ptsP gene encoding phosphoenolpyruvate--protein phosphotransferase: MANIQGIAASSGIAIAKAYHLEIPELTFEKVTIDNPNEEIERLDKALEISKQELEKIKEHARKEIGEEHAEIFSAHLLVLGDPELINPIKDKITSDNVMAETALEETANMFIDMFKNMDNEYMRERAADIQDVTKRVMAHLLGVTFPNPALIDEEVIIIANDLTPSDTAQLNRQFVKGFATDIGGRTSHSAIMARSLEIPAIVGTKSITTSVNKGDMVIVDGNDGIVLINPSNEELDHYRKKQEEFEQQKEEWAKLKDEPTFSQDGVQVELVANIGTPEDITGVINNGGEGVGLYRTEFLYMGKNELPTEDEQFDAYKSVLEQMDGKPVVVRTLDVGGDKELNYLDLPKELNPFLGFRAIRFCLENEHVFRPQLRALLRASIYGNLKIMFPMIATLEEFRQAKSILMEEKDNLRSEGIEVSDSIEVGIMVEIPSTAVTAKQFAKEVDFFSIGTNDLIQYTIAADRMNERVSYLYQPYHPAILNLVNNVIEAAHSENKWAGMCGEMAGDSIAIPILLGLGLDEFSMSATSILPARTQIRSLSKEKLAAAKDKILSMSTADEVVEYINTIG, encoded by the coding sequence TTGGCAAATATACAAGGTATCGCAGCATCTTCAGGTATCGCTATAGCTAAGGCATATCATTTGGAAATTCCAGAACTAACATTCGAGAAAGTAACTATAGACAATCCCAATGAAGAAATAGAACGCCTAGATAAAGCGTTGGAGATTTCAAAACAAGAGCTTGAGAAAATAAAAGAGCATGCCCGAAAAGAAATTGGGGAAGAACATGCCGAAATTTTTTCTGCGCATTTATTGGTACTGGGCGATCCGGAATTAATTAACCCTATTAAGGATAAAATAACTTCAGATAATGTTATGGCAGAAACAGCTTTAGAGGAAACTGCCAATATGTTCATAGATATGTTTAAAAATATGGATAATGAATACATGCGTGAGCGTGCTGCTGATATTCAGGATGTAACGAAACGTGTGATGGCACATTTACTTGGGGTTACCTTCCCAAATCCAGCATTGATCGACGAGGAAGTCATTATCATTGCTAATGATTTGACTCCTTCTGATACTGCACAGTTAAATCGTCAGTTTGTGAAAGGTTTTGCTACTGACATTGGGGGACGTACCTCCCATTCAGCAATCATGGCTCGTTCATTGGAAATTCCTGCAATTGTGGGAACGAAGTCTATTACCACCTCTGTAAATAAAGGTGATATGGTGATTGTAGATGGAAATGACGGGATCGTTCTTATCAATCCATCAAATGAAGAATTAGATCACTACCGTAAAAAACAGGAAGAATTTGAACAGCAAAAAGAAGAATGGGCAAAATTAAAAGATGAGCCTACCTTCTCACAAGATGGGGTACAGGTTGAACTCGTTGCAAATATAGGAACTCCTGAAGATATTACAGGCGTAATAAATAATGGCGGCGAAGGTGTCGGTTTATACCGTACTGAATTTTTATATATGGGTAAAAACGAATTACCAACAGAAGATGAACAATTCGATGCCTATAAATCTGTTTTGGAACAAATGGACGGTAAGCCAGTAGTTGTTCGAACTCTCGATGTTGGGGGAGACAAAGAGCTAAATTACCTTGACCTTCCAAAGGAACTAAATCCATTCCTTGGTTTCCGGGCAATTCGCTTTTGTTTAGAAAACGAACATGTTTTCAGACCTCAATTACGTGCTCTCTTACGTGCAAGCATTTACGGCAACCTGAAAATTATGTTCCCAATGATAGCCACTCTGGAAGAATTTCGTCAGGCAAAAAGTATTCTAATGGAGGAAAAAGATAACCTTAGAAGTGAAGGTATTGAGGTATCGGATTCTATTGAGGTAGGTATCATGGTAGAAATACCTTCTACTGCAGTGACCGCAAAACAATTCGCTAAAGAAGTTGACTTCTTCAGTATTGGTACAAATGATTTAATTCAATATACAATTGCTGCAGACAGAATGAATGAGCGTGTTTCTTATCTTTACCAACCATACCATCCGGCAATTCTTAATCTGGTGAACAATGTCATTGAAGCAGCACATAGTGAAAATAAATGGGCAGGAATGTGCGGGGAAATGGCTGGAGACTCTATAGCAATTCCAATTCTACTTGGTTTGGGTTTAGACGAGTTTAGTATGAGTGCTACGTCTATTTTACCAGCCCGTACTCAAATTCGCAGCCTATCCAAAGAAAAGCTGGCTGCTGCGAAAGACAAGATATTGTCTATGAGCACTGCAGACGAAGTTGTTGAATATATAAACACAATAGGATAA
- a CDS encoding nitroreductase, translating to MKAITILHTLKNRRSIHTFKHRNIPSDILKEIFTYASYAPTHYMTEPWELIVYQDEGKERFIQSILSSYERIGMIKPNNEPKTVKMKESMRNFLMGIPHHVLIYFDRKQDQVRYEEEYAAVCAFIQNAQLAAWEFEVGMLWTITPYMHDPLFVRDIGLGENVKIAAVLQVGYPDAIPRNKGRTPIEQKIKFITE from the coding sequence GTGAAAGCAATTACTATCTTACATACACTTAAAAACCGTAGAAGTATCCATACATTCAAGCACAGAAACATTCCTTCTGACATTTTAAAAGAAATATTCACCTATGCATCTTATGCGCCAACACACTACATGACAGAACCGTGGGAATTAATTGTCTATCAGGACGAGGGGAAAGAGCGTTTTATTCAATCAATTCTATCAAGCTATGAACGGATCGGGATGATAAAACCTAATAATGAACCTAAGACAGTAAAAATGAAGGAATCTATGAGGAATTTCCTTATGGGTATACCTCATCATGTGCTCATTTACTTTGATAGAAAGCAAGATCAAGTTCGTTATGAGGAGGAGTATGCTGCAGTTTGCGCTTTTATTCAAAATGCCCAATTAGCTGCTTGGGAATTTGAAGTAGGGATGCTTTGGACAATAACTCCATATATGCATGATCCATTATTTGTCAGGGATATAGGACTTGGAGAAAATGTGAAAATAGCTGCTGTTCTGCAAGTGGGATATCCTGATGCTATCCCAAGAAATAAAGGAAGAACACCAATTGAACAGAAAATCAAATTTATTACAGAGTAA
- a CDS encoding nucleoside hydrolase, producing MTQKVLVFGDIGIDDTVALLYGYFKEEIEIVAVVADYGNISRENAIANINYVKKLLPQTPELQKVNFIAGASVPMTGELPELVTEIHGEYGLGPIVPPLQIANGVDENFYEVVEIIEKYRGELIIVNIGRLTSLATMFILYQSLMESVNAYYIMGGAFWVPGNITAVSEANFHGDPVAAAIVLNYANNVTIIPLNVTQHAIATPQMVNYIDRTGKIDILKPMLDYYYNFYKKRDPSIQGSPLHDVVTLMAIVHDDLLSYRKLPVTIIVTKDGVERGQSIADIRPYKNSKAKTHRIAFMLNYQRFYSDFMTVMSGRYF from the coding sequence ATGACCCAAAAAGTACTTGTATTTGGAGATATAGGCATTGATGATACTGTAGCTCTTTTATATGGTTATTTTAAAGAAGAAATTGAGATAGTAGCTGTGGTAGCGGATTACGGAAATATATCAAGAGAAAACGCAATAGCAAATATAAACTATGTTAAAAAATTATTACCACAGACACCTGAGTTGCAAAAGGTAAATTTTATTGCCGGTGCTTCTGTCCCAATGACAGGGGAGTTGCCAGAACTTGTCACCGAAATTCACGGGGAGTATGGTTTAGGACCTATTGTACCACCATTGCAGATAGCAAATGGGGTAGACGAAAACTTCTATGAGGTTGTTGAAATCATTGAGAAATACCGGGGAGAACTGATAATTGTAAATATTGGCCGTCTTACATCACTTGCTACTATGTTTATTTTATATCAATCACTAATGGAATCAGTCAATGCCTATTATATTATGGGGGGGGCATTTTGGGTGCCAGGAAATATCACTGCTGTTTCAGAAGCGAATTTTCATGGTGACCCTGTGGCTGCTGCAATTGTGCTGAATTATGCTAATAATGTAACTATTATCCCCCTAAACGTTACTCAACATGCCATTGCAACTCCCCAAATGGTGAATTATATTGATCGCACAGGAAAAATAGACATACTAAAACCAATGCTGGATTATTATTATAATTTTTATAAGAAACGGGATCCTTCTATTCAAGGAAGCCCTTTACATGATGTGGTTACATTAATGGCCATTGTGCATGATGATTTATTGTCTTATCGAAAACTTCCAGTCACTATTATAGTAACTAAGGATGGGGTGGAGCGTGGGCAAAGTATTGCAGATATCAGACCTTATAAAAATAGTAAAGCCAAGACCCATCGTATTGCATTTATGCTGAATTATCAAAGGTTCTATAGTGATTTCATGACTGTCATGTCAGGGAGATATTTTTAA
- the eno gene encoding phosphopyruvate hydratase: MPYITDVYAREVLDSRGNPTVEVEVFTESGAFGAALVPSGASTGEYEAVELRDGDKDRYLGKGVLKAVQNVNEVIAPELIGIDVTRQNIIDALMIELDGTENKGKLGANAILGVSMAAAHAAASYLEIPLYNYLGGFNAKTLPTPMMNIVNGGEHADNNVDIQEFMIMPVAASTFQEALRTGAEIFHSLKNVLKKKGYNTAVGDEGGFAPNLGSNEEALQTIVEAIEAAGYKPGEEIKLAMDVAASEIYEDGKYNLKGEGVTRTSSDMVDWYEEMVNKYPIISIEDGLDENDWEGHKLLTERLGDRVQLVGDDLFVTNTAKLAQGIEQGVGNSILVKVNQIGTLTETFEAIEMAKRAGYTAIISHRSGETEDATIADIAVATNAGQIKTGAPSRTDRVAKYNQLLRIEDELSGMGEYAGLSAFYNLNK, from the coding sequence ATGCCATATATTACCGATGTTTATGCTAGAGAAGTTTTAGATTCACGCGGAAACCCAACAGTGGAAGTTGAAGTGTTTACCGAGTCAGGTGCCTTTGGAGCAGCTCTTGTTCCTAGTGGAGCATCAACTGGGGAATACGAAGCCGTTGAATTACGTGATGGCGATAAGGATCGTTATTTAGGTAAAGGCGTTTTGAAGGCTGTTCAGAATGTAAACGAAGTGATTGCACCTGAATTAATTGGAATTGATGTAACGCGTCAAAATATTATTGATGCACTAATGATTGAATTGGATGGTACTGAAAATAAAGGTAAACTGGGTGCTAATGCTATTCTAGGTGTATCCATGGCTGCAGCACATGCAGCAGCAAGTTACCTTGAAATTCCTTTATATAATTACTTGGGTGGTTTTAATGCGAAAACTCTACCAACTCCGATGATGAATATTGTCAATGGAGGAGAACATGCGGATAATAATGTTGATATTCAGGAGTTTATGATTATGCCTGTGGCAGCCTCAACCTTCCAGGAAGCTTTACGTACGGGGGCAGAAATTTTCCACTCCTTAAAAAATGTATTGAAGAAAAAAGGCTATAATACTGCAGTGGGTGACGAAGGTGGTTTCGCGCCGAATCTCGGGTCCAATGAAGAAGCACTACAAACAATCGTAGAAGCAATTGAAGCTGCTGGCTACAAACCAGGTGAAGAAATTAAATTAGCAATGGATGTAGCTGCTTCTGAAATTTATGAGGATGGAAAATATAATCTTAAAGGGGAAGGTGTCACTCGTACTTCTTCTGACATGGTTGATTGGTATGAAGAAATGGTTAATAAGTATCCAATCATCTCTATTGAAGATGGCTTGGATGAAAATGACTGGGAAGGTCATAAGTTATTAACAGAGCGTCTTGGTGATCGTGTGCAGCTTGTAGGTGACGACTTGTTTGTAACAAATACAGCTAAACTAGCTCAAGGTATTGAGCAAGGTGTAGGGAATTCTATTTTAGTTAAAGTAAATCAAATTGGAACACTTACAGAAACCTTTGAAGCAATTGAAATGGCAAAACGAGCTGGTTATACTGCCATCATCTCTCATCGTTCCGGGGAGACGGAGGACGCAACTATTGCTGATATCGCTGTAGCTACGAATGCCGGACAAATTAAAACTGGTGCTCCATCTCGTACAGACCGAGTAGCTAAATACAACCAATTACTTCGTATTGAAGATGAATTGTCTGGTATGGGAGAATATGCTGGTCTAAGTGCTTTTTACAATTTAAACAAATAA
- the gpmI gene encoding 2,3-bisphosphoglycerate-independent phosphoglycerate mutase, which translates to MKQNKLAALIILDGLGLRDEVSGNAVRQANTPNLDRLWEKYPHNQLTASGEAVGLPEGQMGNSEVGHLNIGAGRIVYQSLTRVNLSIKEGDFFEKEAFLKSINHAKEKGKALHIFGLLSDGGVHSHINHLFALLKLAKECELEKVFVHAFLDGRDVGPQTAEKYIKQTEDKMKELGVGKLSTISGRYYSMDRDKRWDRVKKAYDAMVYGEGPSYSDPYEVINDSYKNGIYDEFVIPSVITDEDGEPVGKVQDEDSIIFYNFRPDRAIQISRTFANEDFHDFDRGEHVPKNLDFVMLTNFSETVDGYVAYEPVNLDNTVGEVLSQNNLNQLRIAETEKYPHVTFFMSGGREAEFPGEKRILINSPKVATYDLKPEMSAYEVTDALLEELDGGKQNAIILNFANPDMVGHSGKLEPTIKAIEAVDECLGKIIDKITSLGGSAIITADHGNSDEVVTLDGDPMTAHTVNPVPVIVTREDAELRDGGILADLSPTLLDLLDIEKPDEMTGTSLIKK; encoded by the coding sequence ATGAAGCAAAATAAATTGGCCGCTTTAATTATTCTTGACGGGCTTGGCCTGCGAGATGAAGTAAGTGGAAATGCTGTAAGACAAGCAAATACACCTAATCTTGATCGTCTTTGGGAAAAATATCCCCACAATCAACTAACAGCAAGTGGAGAAGCTGTTGGTCTACCAGAAGGTCAGATGGGAAATTCAGAAGTGGGCCACTTGAACATTGGTGCCGGTAGGATCGTTTATCAGAGCTTAACTCGCGTCAATCTATCCATTAAAGAAGGCGATTTTTTTGAAAAAGAAGCGTTTTTAAAATCAATTAACCATGCAAAAGAGAAAGGTAAAGCCCTGCATATATTTGGATTATTATCTGATGGTGGAGTCCACAGTCACATCAACCATTTATTTGCACTACTGAAATTAGCTAAAGAATGCGAATTAGAAAAAGTATTTGTGCATGCATTCTTGGATGGACGAGACGTTGGGCCACAAACAGCAGAGAAATATATTAAACAAACAGAAGATAAAATGAAAGAATTGGGTGTTGGCAAACTATCCACCATTTCAGGCCGATATTATTCCATGGACCGTGACAAACGTTGGGATCGGGTGAAGAAGGCGTATGATGCAATGGTTTATGGCGAAGGACCATCATATTCCGATCCATATGAAGTGATCAACGACTCCTATAAAAACGGCATTTATGATGAATTCGTAATTCCTTCAGTTATCACTGATGAGGATGGCGAGCCTGTAGGCAAAGTTCAAGATGAAGACTCTATCATCTTTTACAATTTCCGCCCTGATCGTGCGATACAGATTTCTCGCACCTTTGCAAATGAGGACTTTCATGATTTTGATCGGGGAGAACATGTACCAAAGAATTTAGATTTTGTTATGTTAACAAATTTCAGTGAGACAGTCGATGGCTATGTAGCATATGAACCTGTTAACCTGGATAATACGGTTGGGGAGGTTTTATCTCAAAACAACCTTAACCAGTTGCGGATTGCTGAAACAGAAAAGTATCCACATGTCACTTTCTTTATGAGTGGTGGACGAGAAGCAGAGTTCCCTGGTGAAAAAAGAATTCTTATTAATTCACCAAAGGTAGCTACTTACGATCTTAAGCCTGAAATGAGTGCATATGAAGTAACGGATGCATTGCTGGAAGAGTTGGATGGTGGTAAACAAAATGCGATCATACTAAACTTTGCCAACCCCGATATGGTTGGACATTCAGGTAAACTGGAACCGACTATTAAGGCTATTGAAGCCGTAGATGAATGTCTGGGCAAAATCATAGATAAAATTACTTCACTTGGAGGTAGTGCTATAATTACTGCTGACCATGGGAATTCAGATGAAGTTGTCACACTAGATGGAGATCCAATGACAGCTCATACGGTAAACCCAGTACCGGTTATTGTAACAAGAGAAGATGCTGAGTTACGTGATGGAGGGATTCTTGCTGATCTATCCCCAACATTACTTGATCTTTTAGATATCGAGAAACCGGACGAAATGACAGGAACATCTTTAATAAAAAAATAA